The Triticum urartu cultivar G1812 chromosome 5, Tu2.1, whole genome shotgun sequence genome contains the following window.
GCTTCAGGTAATAAGAAAAAAACTTTAACTGAGCATTTGGTAGTTTCTGCATCGCGCAGCGTTGCAATTCCTCACAAGTTTGGACAAATCTGTACAAACTCTAGTATATTGTGAAAGAATCGTTTAGTCCTTTCACCGGTACACAAAAGATATCCAGCCCAACAGAACACTACGGCCAGTGATATCCATCTCCTCTCCGAACAGCCATTGCTCCAGTCACTCGATCTACCAACTCACAATGGCAGAGGAACGGGTGGGTTCTTGGCTGGATCCAGGGGGAACACCGCACGGGATTGGAACTAACAGCAGGCGAATTTTCGACTCCAGCCCTACAGATGAACGCCGCGGGGTTAAATTTTCGGGTGTGGATTTTCGCGACGGGCAtagcggcttaccgtcgatctgAATTTCGCAAGGCCGCCGCTCCATGGTCCGGCCGTCGTCGACACCTCTCTGTCTGCAGCTGAAAGCCCGCAACAAGAGGCGCGTACCCCTCCAGCTTGCAGTTCAGTTTCGCTTTAACGCAGAGAAGACGAGGCGGCGAGGGGACGGGAGGCGCGTCGGCGCCGCCTGCTGCCGGACGAAAAGCAGAGCAGCACTCCGCGGTAGATGGAGCGCGGGGTTTGTTTTGTTACACTTGCTTTTTTCTGCAGCAAAAATGCCAGATTACCGATAGAATCGGCAGGTTTTTTTTTTTGGTGATAGAATCGGCAGATGAGTCGTGCATGTTCGCAACCTCTCCAGCAACGAAACTCTGCTCAGCGCGAGGAGCTGGGTTTGAGCCACTCCTGTCATTGTGCTTCCGCTCCCTCCGCTTCGGAAGCTGCATTTGTGGAGCAGAGAGAATTCGAACAGGGTCGAAACCTACTGGTCTTTCCTCCGAAAATGCCTGCCTAGTAGTATGTCGCAATAAGAACCCAAATTTTTTTACTTGGTTCAATTATCATCTTTATTATGATTATCATGTTTTATCTACTATTTGTTTTCTAATAAATCTCATAAAAAACTCATATTTTGGGGAGGGGGGGATTGCTCGTATATTCAACCGTCTTTGCATCTATATTAGAATAAGGAAAACCCTTTGTAACGGACAAAATTGATTTCAACTTATTTTCACTAAATATAAAAATGTTTCAATAAAAGAAATTAAAACAATGGTGCCGTGTGTCTATGTGTCCCACGAGCAATTAGATGCATATTAGATCCACATCAGGCCGCTAGGTCTTGTTTCTCAAGATGAAACAATGAGCAAGGTGACCGCTATCAAACACCCGCCACTTTTTACTTGTACATCAAGCATCTCGAAATCGCGGTTCGATGTACAACAGTACAAGTAAAAATTGACGGGCCGGAGTGGAAAGATGAAACAACATGCCACTCCCTCACCATTTCAACTTGAGAAACAAGATCTATACCCACTGCTGACAGTCAAATACCAGCTAGCATTAGTAACGCTCTCAAGATGtttatggatctgaatgttgtcttTCCTCCACGTTGATGTGGGTAAGAGACTAAGCTCTGATCCATCCGCCGCCATCTAGCAGAATGACATGACACCGGTTGCAGGGCTCCACAACATCTAGCTTGACCGTGGAGGGAACTTTCCCCTTGATGTATTTTTTGATTACCAAGACTGCTTTATCGGCTTCCCAGGGTCTAACCAAGTCGGAGCATCTGGTAGATCTGTCGCCAGAACACCTGAAACTACAATCCGTGGTGTCCAATGTAAGGCACTCCAGCGATACTGAGTTTTCAAGAATATGGGACACCAGCTCAACCATGCTCTTTGAAGAGCAGAACCTAGAGATCTTCACAGTCTGGAGCTTGTGATGGCAGTATCCTGACATCTGCCGAAGCTGTGAGGGATCTTCCAAAAGTAGTTCATCTGCGGGTCGTAGCCCTGTCAGTACCTGAAGATAAAAAATAGTTTAAATGCTAGAATCAATTAATCGTTCAACCATAGAGACTGTTTATGTTTGCAGGATGCATGAGTGCATTCAAAAATATTCGTAGGATCAACAGTGACTTACACACAGTTTGAACGTTTCCAAGGACGGAGCAGCATCAAGGAAATAAACCAGAGACAAATAATCATAGGCTACTGCAATAGAAATACTCAAGTACTTCAGGTGGAGGAACTTGCTAGGCGTGAACGCCATTGCTGTATTGGCTACCTGCATAAAGGTGGCACATGTTAATTAACATTTCAAGGTACCACTTTGTCTATGAAGTATGAAGAATGCTACTGAATAATCACAAAAGGTTTTAGAATATACCTCGTGACGTGAAAATATGCTAAGAGTTTCAAGATTCGGCGCACTGGATGGAAACTCTTCACATGCATAACGGAGGACGTTGTTACACAGAACATCTAGGTTCTTCAGTCGCAGTGAATCTCCAAGTGAGATCTCTATACGGTCACCTAAAAAGTCAAAACTACAAATATTTGGAGCTTCGTTCTTTATCATTCGCAGTTTGTGGCATACCGACACCTGCAGGTAGCTGAGCCGCTGCAGCTCGAAAGGTATCTCCAAGCAAGTTATCTTGGAGCATCTCCTGAGTTTCAACTGCTCCAAAGCAACACAGCTGGAGAAAAGGTACCCTAACTCATCCCCCGTAACTGCCACACGATCGAAATGCAACACTGTCAGGCTCCTCATGCAAACAAGACTGACTGTGGGATGGAAGCCACAGTCAACAAGGTGAAGATGCTGGATCGTGATTCCGTTCCCATCAGATAGGATTGAGCATGGGAAGTTGAATGCTACATCACTCGCAGACAGAACGACAAGTTTTTCAGTGCCTGGTGTAACAGCTATCCGAAGCCACCTATGGAGATATGAATAGGCCTTGGGCTCGTGGTAACAGGAGAAATCTAGTTTGAGTGTCTTCACACCAATGCCTGAGTGATTTTCAAAAATGTGATTCACTGTGCTGGCGAGGACATGTCTCAACTGGAATAGTATTCCATGATCAAGTATGAGATTGGGATGGCATCTCCAGGAACGCAGAAAGGTACGAGACAAACAGGCAGCACGAGCAGCATCTCGGAGCGTCATTAAGGAATGTATATGACACCAAATGTCCTGCATGCACAAGAATGGGAGAAGAATTGAAACATTAGAACACACTCAAAAATTAACTCTGGACTATATAAATGTGGTGACAGTCCTATGATATATCTATTGCCAAGCATTACAAATTTCCAATACACATAGAAGGATATGTACATGAATATCTGCTGTAGCCAAATGGATCACAGTCTCACAGAGAAGGGAGGTATTGTGATTTTAGACAACATCCTCAAGGATATGGAAGGGAATCATGATGTCAAGTTTATCAAATGCAGTTACTTACTGAGGCAAATTAGGTCATAGTTACTGTCCTGATAAAAATGAAACTTGATGGATGTTGTAAGGTCTGATGACCAATCTAGAAATCTACCCTTGTAATTATAGCTCAGGGGCCGACTTGTGAAGAGATATAAGAATATATGTGAAGCTTTATGATGCATGCTTGCAAAAGAAGGTGACCCACGGTAACCGACAAACGCCTGTCTCAAAACTACTTAATAATGTGATAACAAGGGGTCGATTTCTGCCGGAGAGTTGAATCTGGGAACAGAGATAGTAGTTGGAACAGAAGACAAGCAGCAATGTATGAATTGCAGCGCTAAAACAATCATGTCTTATTTAGGTAGCCAGCATATATCCACCAATCTGTGCAGTGGGGGTCTTTCATTACTCGCGTTTGATGCTGTACCTCTGGAAGCTCTGGCCCTGAATATTCCCCTCCTGTGCCATCACGAGAATTATCCTCTTGTTGGCAGACCGATCCGTTTCCTATAGCCAGTGATGAAGCAGCCGATCCATCTGTAGCACAAAATAGTTGTGGTTACTAGTACAGGCAATAGCACAAACACATATCAAGCAtaagaagagaaagaagaagaaaacttcgACTCGATTCTTCCTAATTTCCGACGGTTCCATCCCCGAACTCACAACGGGCGAGGAAGGGGCGTGGGCTCTTCGCTGGATCCAGCCGTCGGCTTACCGTCGATCTGGGCTTCGGGGAGACGCTGCTCCGGCTGCCGCTCCATGCTCCGACCGTCGGCGCCTCTCTTGTCTGCCCGTCGCGTCAAAACCCGCAACGCGATCTAGGCGCGCGCCCTCGAACCTCAGTCCAGTCGCAGATAAGACGAGGCGCGAGGGGACGGGTTTGATGTTTTTTTCTTTCTTAATTAGAAATTAACAGGAGAGGGATCCCGAAACTTTATATTTACTGTCCGCGGGTTGCAACAGAGGTAAACATTTCATAGTATGGTACCTCATGATTACCTTCCCTCTAAATAATTGTTTATTAAATCACGCCCGTGATTAAGCTACCAAAACAAAACTTGGATTTTATTCAATAATCAGTTATTTGGTAAGAACTTATTACCTTGTCAAACAAAACATAATTTTATTTGGTAAATCAATAAAAGACGAGAGAGAATGGAAAATGTTAGATGAAGAACGAGATGGACGACAGAACCCTGCGttctttttaaatatatataCTAGACAATTGCCCATGCATTGCAACGGAATAATAAACAGTTTAGTAGATTAGCCCGTGAATGTACATCTATTATTATATTGATTGATGCGCTAAAATCTTAGCAGGTTTTTCTATGCAGTCGTTATAATTTTTAACTGTCATTTTATTGTTATGCACTTACTTGGTAAGAATTTAATGATTTATCAAACAAAATATGTTTTTATTTTGTTAAGTTAATAAAACATGAGACAATTGATTCTATTTTAGAGAGAATAAATGGGTGAAAAATCTGAGATGGTAGGGAAAAAATCAAATAGGAAAAGGAAAGGGTGGGACGTATATAAGAAAAGtggacgagacttgcctgcttCCCCGGTGTGCGCCCATCCGTGCTCCCGCATACGTGGCATGATTAGATTGGAACAAAATAAAGCCCGGCCCCACTCCTTAAAATCAGGGGGtgagatgattagattagaaagaaaaaagagaaaaagacaGCCGTAGGATGAAGTGGGAGCACGGACGGGAGTATGGAGAaggagcaggcaagccggatccaAGAAAAATTGGATGAAGGAGAGGTGAAATGAGAACCTTACATTCTTTTTTAAGTAGTAGAGATAAATAAATAGGAGAGAAGACTAATAATCGTGCACGTGTCACATATGTCCAATTCATCTTCCATTCTGATTACTCTTTTCATTCACAACATAGATGTTGCCCAAGGTTTGTCACTTTGCATCGAATGCGGACTTACACCGACACCCTCAATTTATCCACTCAAAGGATGTGCCCCGCCATTGTGTTTCCGGTTTCAGTAAATCGACTTCATTTGTACATTGTAAATTGACATCTAAAAGGGAATGGAGGCAGGGTATGTCTGCTAGACTATTGCACACTTTTGCCTGATGCAGAGTTGCAGGCAGTCGTTGACCTTTGACAGTGGTAATCTCAAATAACTGATAGATGTTCATGTCCTCTAGGATTGATTAATGTTTCATGTCCACTAAAAAATACATCCCTTGAGAAGTGTCTGTAATCAACTATTTATAATATACTGGTTGTCAGCTGAAACTCAACAGGAAAAACATTGCCAGTGTTGTTATGCAAGGACTTGTGGAAGGACTTACGGCTGCACACATCTTTTTTGGGCACCAAACCTTGAACTTATGGATTAGCAAACAGTTTTCGTTTCAGTTAACAGTGTTAAACTTGTAGCATGCCCAAGTGTCGATTCATACTATGCAGGATGACGTCTTGATACAAATTTTTTTTCGACAAAGATGTGTATGCAGGAGTAATTCAGTAGATGAAGTGTTTTATTTCAGAAGATCCCCAGTAATTTCATTCCATTGTCCTACTTTGCATAGCATTAACCTCGCTTGTTTCCTTTCGCAGGTTGGCTGCTCCATGCTGCAGCTGCTGTCTGGAAGAGTGCTGCTGCTGTTTCTTATGACATGCATGCTGGGAGCTCCTCGTGTCCGATGTTTTCGAAATTGGGTGTGCCACAGTATCTAGAGGATCTTATTACTTGTTATTATTGGTCGTGTCTTCtttcttcccttctctcctcgtTCTTACTTCTGTTGAGTATTTACAAGTGTGATGACTACTCTCCAGCCCGAGGCCGACCTTTTGACAAAAGACTCTATTTTCTAACATTTGTAGAGGACAAATGTGGATGTCACCAGCAAGTCACATGGTCCAATTAATGGCCGGCTTTCACAGCACGTATCAGACTCTTGATCAAGTCTGGCCAACGGGTGGTGCTCTTTTCCACCAATACGGCACAGGAGCAATGTGGCCGCATCGCTGTGGTTAGTTTATCTCCAATATCACATAGAACAGCTGCAATGTGTGATATATCATACGTGTATATGTATATTCATTCTCGGTCTCTACCAAGATGATGTACAAAGGGGCAGGCCGCAGGGTGTTACTATTTATGTAGGAATTGGTCGTTGCCAAAGTTCACAACAAAGCGCTATCACTCAATTTGTGTTTCGGCAGGCATGCCAAACAGATGTGTTTGGCTGTTTGACTAGGAACAGGCTGCATGCATAGTTGGAACAGAAGCATACACTCTTTTCTCCTGTTATTTCTAGAAGCAGTTCACGATCTTTGCACGAGGTTCATAGCATTGTCATTTTTTTCCGATTAATCTCATCATGGTGAAAACATGTAACAGTAGGTCAACCAAACAGATATACAGCCCAATTCGCAGGGAAAAATAAACAGATATACAGCCTGACAACCATAATCGACCTTGATACTAAAGCCAAGCCCAAATTACAAAGTTTGTGTCCCCTTTGCATGTAGGAATGGGAACCATTGAACTGCACACGCCTAATTTCATGCTCTGTCCAAAATCCATATGACATACTGCATCGACAAGTGTGTTCAGAACTGGCATCAGTTTTTGGTTTTCCCCGTTTTCACTTTTGTTCTTAACTTTTTAGATTTTTTAACCAACATTTTTTGTAACTAAATATTGTCAATAAACAAAGAAATTACACGCACACCTGACAACAACTCATCTTTCTTCGCTTTGTTTCCATTCATGTTGTATCACCGGCTAATGGCTATGAGTTATATGGGCCAGTGATCTCTCCGCCGAGGATGATATTGTGCAGAAACACATGAATACTGGGCACTACATGGCGGCCTCCGCTTATGCGGCTCAATTCTTAGGGAACTTTCTACTCTCCCAATACCATATGGTGTGGAAGTCTAGGTCCCCCCAAGGTCAAATTTTTCACTTGATTGGCTACCCAAGATAGGATCTGGACCGCCAAGAGACTAGCAAGCACGGATAGCCTAAGTATGATCTTTGTCCCCTATGAAACAAGTTCAGAAATTCGGGCCGCACCTCTTCTACAAATGCTGCTTCACCATTCGTCTTTGGAACCTAGTGAATGATTGGTTACACTTACTTGACTTCAATGCTTCGGCTTGGCACCTCGGATCCATCAAAGATTGGTGGACCAAACGATCCGACACCAACACACCCACTAGAGAGGCTATGGCATCTCTTACAATGTTAATGGATTGGACCATTTGGAATGAGAGGACATGGATGCTTATATACCATGGACATAGAGTTTTGGCTATGGCATCTCTTACAATGCCAACGATAATCTTACTCAATAACATTAAATGTGAGGCCAACTTTTAGGTATCCGTGAGCAAAAAAAATGGAACTATTATGCCGGGAGAGTGATGCTTATGTACCTTGGGTCTTGTAATACAAACTCTATCCTCTTCTCAATTTTATATGACGCAAGTCAAGTCTTATATGTAGTGTCCAAAATAACAAGGTTTGTACAGAGCACCTAAGGAAATAAAGCATGTTGTAGATGATGCAATGTATATGGAATTACAGATATACAGAATTTGTATTTGTCTCCATATTGAAACATGATAATGTCACACTGTAGCAGGAGGGCATAATGATTTTTTTTGCCAATGTGATATTTGATTTATCAATGCCATTAAGTCCATTGTTTATCAAAGTTACTAGTTGACATATTGTTTGTTTGCATGTCTTTGGAAGGCTGCATTTGTACATTGTAAATCGACATCTAAAGGAGAATGGAGGCAGAATATGTCTGCTAGACTACTGTGAACTTTTGCCTGATGCATAGTTGAAGATACTTGTCGTCCTTTTTTTTAGAACGTAGACGCTGGGAGCGTCCGGCCTTAAATTAATAAAGCCCACATCGGAACATTACAAGTTCAAGACAAAAGCCAGGGCTACGCGAGAAACAGGGATACTTGTCGACCTTGGACAATAGCGCTCTCGAATAATTGATACCTACATAGTATGATTGACACTTAGGCATCGTACAGGTTTAACACTGCTAATTGTACGGTATTATTTTGCATGAAAAAGAGAACACTCTTTTTTTGTTTGCGGGGGAAATGGAAAACTCTTTGCTAATCCGCAAGTTCAAGGTTTGATGCCCAAAATGATGTGTGCAGTCATTAGGCCTTCTatcgaaaaaggctttcgccccgctttataaataaagtaACCACCAAGCACAAAGTCTACAAGGAATCAtccgacacacacacacacacacacgcacacacacacaacgCCACCGCACTAAGGTCCAACACAAAcgcacaaacaccacacacaacATAGGATCAGCTGTGGACACAACACAACAAGCTCAAACACCACAAGGGTGGCACAGACAACACACGGCTGCGGCGTCGTAGATGGAGAAGAGCTAATCTGGCTCAGGTGGTGGTGGGGGAAGCGGCGGTGCCATGCGGAGAGCCATTGCGCGAAGCTGGGTGGTGATGGAGGTGATGGCGTCTCTCTCCCTGGGGCGGCTAAGCGGCCGCCAAAGCTGCAAATAACCAGACCATTTGAACAAAGTATCAGTAGCGCGTCGAAGAGGTATACGCTGAATCACAAGCTTATTCCTAATAGTCCACAGCGTCCAGGCAAGCACACCGATAGTCAGCCATCTAATGTGGCGGGACGAGGGTGGCAGTGCCTGGAGTTCGGCGAAAAGATCGGGGAAGTTGTTATGGTCCCAACTACCACCAACAATCTCGCGGAAACAGCTCTAGAGGAACTGCGCGGACAAGCAGGTGAAGAAGATATGGTTCGAATCCTCTTCAGGCCCGCAGAGCGGGCAACGCCCATCGCCGGGGCCGTTGCGCTTCAGGATTTCCACCCCAGATGGGAGGCGGCCGCGAATCCATTGCCACAGGAATATCCTAATTTTCAAGGGGAGCCGGATCTCCCAGATGGCGGTAAGCGCCTCAGGGCTCGGAGTGGGGGCGATCGCCTTGTAGAGCGATGTAGTAGAGAAAACCCGGATGGCTCTAGACGCCATCTAGTGCTGTCATTGCCCGTCTCTAGCTCAAGTTCGTGTAGCGCAATGCAAGCGATCAAGTCATTCCAAGCCGCAGTCTCCCATCAGGCCTTCTACAAGTGCTTGCATCACAACACTGGCAATGTTTTTGCTTCTGGGTTTCAGCTAAGATGTCTTGATACAAATTTTTTTTGCAATGAAGATGCGTATGCAGGATGATGTCTTGATACAAATTTTCATGCAAAGAATATGCGTATGCAGGAGTAATTCAGTAGATGAAGCGTTTTATTTCAGAAGACCTCCGGTAATTTCATTCCATTGTCCTATTTTACATAGCATTAACCTCGCCGTGCTTCCTTTAGCAGGTTGGCTATGCTGAGTAAATAGGCAATTTTTTGACTAATTTAATCCATAGATAAATCATTAGCATGGCATTGACTGAATTAACGACATACTGACTCTGATCTAAACATGCACGTACTAAGCAAACAGTAGACACATCTACACATACTACTAATACGAATATAAACACGAGCGGGATAAACGTgttataccctccagtaggccAAGCAGAAGCCGCGGCGGTAGTGGTAGCAGCGGCgtcctcggcggccttcttgtcggcttCAAGTTTCTCGACGGCGGCACGTTCGGCATCGGTGGACATGGTGACGATGAGGGCGACGCagacgtagaggaagtagacgaaCAGCGAGCAGTCACGTAGTCGCTTCCCAAAAACCTATTCGCCCCTCTCCCGTATAGGATCCGGAGAGGCGGGGTTTCGAAGACCTGCTCTCCGGTCGACCGTGTGCGTGGCGGACGGGATGGAGTCACCGGCGACAGCAGTAGAACGGCGGTGGGCGTGCGCGTGTAGAAGATGTGATCTGAtcgtggcggctagggttaggagacACCGCGCACTTATATAGGTGCAGCCGCGGGCTCGAACCACGTCCGTGACATCCCATGATCCGACGTAACAGATCGTGGCCCAGCTGTCAGAAACTCTCTGTTAGTGACTGGCAAAAATAAGCGCGTAGGTGTGAGTTCGGCTCAGCTTATTCACGC
Protein-coding sequences here:
- the LOC125510009 gene encoding uncharacterized protein LOC125510009, which encodes MERQPEQRLPEAQIDDGSAASSLAIGNGSVCQQEDNSRDGTGGEYSGPELPEDIWCHIHSLMTLRDAARAACLSRTFLRSWRCHPNLILDHGILFQLRHVLASTVNHIFENHSGIGVKTLKLDFSCYHEPKAYSYLHRWLRIAVTPGTEKLVVLSASDVAFNFPCSILSDGNGITIQHLHLVDCGFHPTVSLVCMRSLTVLHFDRVAVTGDELGYLFSSCVALEQLKLRRCSKITCLEIPFELQRLSYLQVSVCHKLRMIKNEAPNICSFDFLGDRIEISLGDSLRLKNLDVLCNNVLRYACEEFPSSAPNLETLSIFSRHEVANTAMAFTPSKFLHLKYLSISIAVAYDYLSLVYFLDAAPSLETFKLCVLTGLRPADELLLEDPSQLRQMSGYCHHKLQTVKISRFCSSKSMVELVSHILENSVSLECLTLDTTDCSFRCSGDRSTRCSDLVRPWEADKAVLVIKKYIKGKVPSTVKLDVVEPCNRCHVILLDGGGWIRA